TTGCGACAAGTCTTGATTTTATTGATAAAGTATTTTTTGTAGTTGATAGAAAAGATTTAGACGATCAAACTATGAAAGAATATAAAAGATTTCAACCAGATAGTGTAAATGGAAGCAAGGATACTAAGGAGCTTAAAAAATCCATTGAGAAGGATGACAATAGAATTGTTGTTACTACAATTCAAAAGTTAAATGAATTTGTAAAGAAAAATCCTAATCATCCAATTTATGATAAACATTGTGTTCTTATCTTTGATGAATGTCATCGTTCACAGTTTGGAGACGCACAAAAAAATATCAGAAAATCCTTTAAAAAATATTATCAATTTGGATTTACTGGAACACCTATTTTTGCTGAAAATTCTCTAAAAGGAGATACTACTTCAGGAACATTCGGTGCTCAACTTCATTGTTATGTAATTACAGATGCGATTAGAGATGGAAAAGTTTTAAAATTTAAGGTTGACTATAATAATATTACTCCTAAATTCAAGGAAATTGAAATGGAAACTGATGAGGAAAAGCTAAAGAAATTAGAGAAAAAAATGCTATTACATCCTGACCGTATAACTGAAATTACTAAATATATTTTAAAGGTTTTTGATACTAAGACACATAGAAATGAGTTTTATGATTTAAAACATAGAAGATTAAATGGATTCAATGCGATGTTTGCTGTTCAGAGTGTAGAGGCTGCAAAATTGTATTATGAAGAATTTCAAAAACAACAAGAGGCTCTACCTGAAGAAAGGAGATTAAAAGTCGCTACAATCTATAGCTTTTCTGCCAATGAAGAACCATCTGCTATTGGTGAAATAGAGGATGAAAATTTTGAACCGTCAGCTATGGATTCTACTGCTAAAGAGTTCTTGAATAGGGCAATAAATGACTATAATAAACTTTTTAAAACAAATTTTTCAACTGAAGGAAAGGAATTTCAAAATTATTATTCTGATTTATCTAATAGAGTAAAGAATAAAGAAGTTGATTTGCTTATTGTAGTTGGAATGTTTTTAACAGGTTTTGATGCACCTACATTAAATACTTTATTTGTAGATAAAAATTTAAGATATCACGGACTTATTCAAGCATTTTCAAGAACTAATCGTATCTTAAATAAAGTAAAAACATTTGGAAACATTGTATGCTTTAGAAATTTGGAAAGGGCTACAGAAGATGCAATTAAAACTTTTGGAGATGAAAATAGTGTCAATGTAATTTTAGAAAAGAGCTACGATGAATATATCCATGGTTTTACAGATGAAGAAACAGGAAAGAAATTTAAAGGTTATAAGGATATATGTGAAGAAATAATTGCTAAATTTCCTGACCCAACTGAAATTGTACTTGAAGCTGATAAAAAAGAATTTGTACAGCTTTTTGGAGAGTTGTTAAAGGCTGAGAATATTCTTAGAAATTTTGATGAGTTTGAAAGTTTTGAAAAAATTATTTCTGAAAGACTAATGCAAGATATGAAAAGTGTATATGTTGATATCAGAGAGAGTATTTTGAACGAAAGACGAAGCAAAGAAGCTGAAGAAGCACAAGTTGACTTTTCAGATGTTGAATTTCAAATTGATTTGCTAAAGACTGACGAAATTAATTTAGATTATATTTTAGCTTTGATTCTTGAAAAGGCAAGAGAAAATGACGATATCGAAAGCTTGAAAGCTGAAGTTCGTAGAGTAATCAGATCAAGTCTTGGAACAAGAGCAAAAGAAGATTTAATTATGGAATTTATAAGTAAGACAAGATTGTCAGAGTTGAAAAATACTGATGATATTATTGAAACTTTTTATGAATTTGCAAAAAAAGAAAAAGTAGTTAAAATTAATCAACTAATTGCTGAAGAAAATCTAAATGAAAAAGCCAACAGATTTATTGAAAAATCCATATCTAAAGGATATGTTGAATATGCTGGAGATGAATTAGACGGCATAATTCCACCACTATCCAGAAGAGGCGGAGTAAGAGAAAAGAAAAAAGAAATAGTCTTAGAAAAAATCAGAAAAGTTGTCGAAGTTTTTGTTGGAATTTAGAATAGTTATAAATTAGACGGTAGAGATACCGTCTTTTTTGTTTGGGAGTAAAAGGATAATTCTTTTTTATGTATCTACGATACATTTAGTTTTGCTTGTTTACAAGCAAAACTATGAGATCTCCACAGTCGATTGTTACCAAATCAAAGATTTGGACAATCTTTGCGTCAGACCTACTTTTGTTTACAAGTAAATAAAGTTAGGGCTAGATTCGCTCCAGTCGAGATGACGTATAAGGAGAAATCTTGGTTTAGTGGCTAGACGTTAGAAGTAAATAAACTTTAAAAATATAAAAAATACCAAGTGTTTGAAAAAATTTTTTAATTATTAAAAAAATTATATGAAACTAAATATTTCACGTCATAGCAACTTGCAAAGTAATGCTCCCAACACGTCATTTCGAGCGAAATGAAGCAAAGCTGAGTGCAGTCGAGAGATCTCCTAATGTCCTAACTTTGTTTGCAAATAATAGTAAGTCATGTAAATAACTTGAAAAATAAAATATTAATGTTAATGACTAAACAAAATATAGTATTTAGAAAGATTAAGGTAATTTTTTACAAAATTATAAGATGCTCTATTTTTAAACTATTGTTTATTATTTGATTTTTTTATTTTGATTGTGGTATAATATAGTTGGTTATATATCTCGCGAGTTAGCTTTATATCTTATTTTAAAGAGTTTTTCTTTATAAATATTGGAGTTAATATTTGTTAGGTAAAAACCATATAATTCTATATGTTTATAAGTTTAAGATTAAATGGATAGGAGTTACTAATGTAATTATTAATCTTAAATACTATAAGCATAAAAGTAAAAGGGGAAGATGTTAAAATGAAAAAAATGAAAAGTAGAATCATAGCTTTTGCTATGGCATTGGTATGTTTGCTTGGTGTTGCTGGTTGTGGTAAATCAAGCGATAATTCAGATTCTGGTAAGACTTCTGAAAAGTCATCAGATAAGAAGGGTTCATCAGGCGGAGCTGAAGAAGTAGTAGAATATAGTATGGGTAGCAGTAGGAACGGCGCAAGAGTTATGGTGTTTACTAATAAGGGGAATGCATACTACATAGGTAAGGGCTCAACTGGAAGTACTAAAGGGGAAGCTGATGTTGATAAGCCAACTAAGTTTTTAGAAAATGTAAAACATCTTATTAGTAGTCATACATGGATTGATAACAATGATGATTTATATATAGATGGTGTAGATGGCATTAATGGTGGTACTCATAAAGAACCACAAAAACTAGGCGGGAATATTGTAAATTCAACTAAATATGCTCTAGGAGTTATAGCAGTAGATAAAGATGGTAATTTATATGCTTATGGTAAAGAAAAATCTAATGGATTTGATAAAAAATATAAGGAATTAACTAAAATTGACGATTTAAAAGATGTAACAAAAGTTGGATCTAGTATTTCTAATGTATTTTTTCAAGCTCTTACTAAAGATGGTACAGTTTATCAAAAAAAGTCTGATGGTAAATTTGAAAAGGTAATAGATAATGCCAAAGATATTATAGGTGGACATTATATTATTACAAAAGATGATGAAGTTTACTTTTCCGGAAATGAATTAACTAAAGTTGGAAAATCATTAAAGGTATGTGAAGGTGGCGATCCAAGAAATACAGTATTCGTTGAAAATAATACAATTGCTCGTATTTCATGGGATGGCGAACCATTAAGTGGAGATAAAATAGATAAATTACAAAAATATTATCCTACAGATATAAAAGAAGTAATCTATCATGATATTTATGAAGATAAGAAAGTATCATATAAATATTATCTTACTATGGTATATGAAAATACAAATGGAGAAATAGTTTTATTAAGAGTAGATAATTGTTATGATCCTCAAGGAGAAGGCAAAAAAACCACTGACAAGGTAAGCAAGAGTGTTGATGACATTACAAAAATTTGGAATTTCATAAAAGAAGGACAAGAAAATAGATTGTAGAGATAAGAAGGTAGAGATACCTTCTTTTTTGTGCAAGTAAAATGAGATTTCTTAAGCACATTTATTAAGAGATTTATGAAATTGAGGTATTTACAATACCTATATATTCAAGTAATATTATGAGTTTTTTATTACTAAATACACATTAAAATAGGGACTGTTACCAGCCCCTTTTAGTGTTTTAATTTAATTATCTACCACTATGGTCAAATCCCTTATCAGGTTTTGCATTCTTTTCATTATCATGAAGAACAACTCTTGAACCGTTTAATATTTCAATTTGTTTTTTCATTTCGTTTATACAAAGAATTGCTAAAGGCATACCGAAGTCTTGACGAAGAACAAGTCTTTGTACATCTACATCTTTAATATTTTCAGGCATAGGATATGCAGGAATCATCCAACCATGCATACGGAGTCTATCTTCAAGGTCATATAATGTCCATTGTACATTTGCATTTTCTTTTAGTCTCCAGCATACGATTGGGATTTGGTTTGCTTCTTCAAGCAGTTCAAATATTCCCATTTTTTTGATTTCATCTGCCATATATCTAGCCACATCTATTGTCCTTTGATGAATTTCTTTGTAACCTTTAAATCCGTTTCTCATAAGCATATAGTATTGACCTACAATTTGAGATGCACTACGAGAGAAGTTGATTGCCATAGTAGCTTCTTCTCCTCCTAAGTAACTAACCCAGAAAATTAGTTCTTCCGGAAGAGCTTTTTTGCCACGCCAAATCACCCAGCCTACTCCCGGATATACAAGACCATATTTATGACCTGAAGTACTAATTGACCATACATTTTTTAATCT
Above is a genomic segment from Parvimonas micra containing:
- a CDS encoding type I restriction endonuclease subunit R, whose protein sequence is MSEEASKYSVSTIAEMTGGIILAHYDKNNRVGGGSYQSEAELERELIGNLVSQGYERVKFTTSEELYGNLKVQIERLNNVSFSKSEWERFLTEYLDCPKDGMVEKTRKIQEDYIYDFTFDDGHLQNIKIIDKKNIHNNFLQVVNQVTAGEKNQNRYDVTILVNGLPLVHIELKKRGVNLHEAFNQIHRYSKESFNLDYSLYKFVQIFVISNGTYTRYFANTTAKNKNNYEFTCEWADAKNKVIRDLEDFTRTFFEKRVLLEVLTKYCVFDASNTLLIMRPYQIAATERILWKIKSSYESKKAGTAEAGGFIWHTTGSGKTLTSFKTARLATSLDFIDKVFFVVDRKDLDDQTMKEYKRFQPDSVNGSKDTKELKKSIEKDDNRIVVTTIQKLNEFVKKNPNHPIYDKHCVLIFDECHRSQFGDAQKNIRKSFKKYYQFGFTGTPIFAENSLKGDTTSGTFGAQLHCYVITDAIRDGKVLKFKVDYNNITPKFKEIEMETDEEKLKKLEKKMLLHPDRITEITKYILKVFDTKTHRNEFYDLKHRRLNGFNAMFAVQSVEAAKLYYEEFQKQQEALPEERRLKVATIYSFSANEEPSAIGEIEDENFEPSAMDSTAKEFLNRAINDYNKLFKTNFSTEGKEFQNYYSDLSNRVKNKEVDLLIVVGMFLTGFDAPTLNTLFVDKNLRYHGLIQAFSRTNRILNKVKTFGNIVCFRNLERATEDAIKTFGDENSVNVILEKSYDEYIHGFTDEETGKKFKGYKDICEEIIAKFPDPTEIVLEADKKEFVQLFGELLKAENILRNFDEFESFEKIISERLMQDMKSVYVDIRESILNERRSKEAEEAQVDFSDVEFQIDLLKTDEINLDYILALILEKARENDDIESLKAEVRRVIRSSLGTRAKEDLIMEFISKTRLSELKNTDDIIETFYEFAKKEKVVKINQLIAEENLNEKANRFIEKSISKGYVEYAGDELDGIIPPLSRRGGVREKKKEIVLEKIRKVVEVFVGI